In Spiroplasma litorale, a single genomic region encodes these proteins:
- a CDS encoding PTS transporter subunit EIIC, which translates to MKNALEKGQNKNNNKLKKFGQVMISFAQKVSQNKFVSSIMEGFILVMPIIIASTIFILLAELAPSFGLKYSEGDGYFAYHAFCMRLYNLSYGLLGFALCTTISARMADKINSTLKPEKKMNLFIIGTASMIAYVLISLGYSADGSFKEVVYEIFGVKGIFIAMITGLTVPWIFWLCYRFNLTIRLPKQVPQNISHSFLNIFPMLFTIIIYGVIGFLFSYFLKESMLNTIFGWLTPLIEGAKNNYFFVGWSFVLALTWFCGIHTSVWSGVTDSLGALGLQENIDAIKNGMQAKNMWPNPMAMGAYSMGGTGAQIAVPLLIILFCKSKQLKSIGLVALVPVMFQVNEPILFGVPSILNPLMAVPFLITPLINGTIGVIFVELLGMNSSYISMPWSMPIFLAMPISVGFQWQAFIVPFVWFGVSFGMYFPFIILQDNVYYKKEISVQNDEFVDYRSGVRWLGDYLFHKQKHKEIIEKILAQKAVLNAKGSQPISSENITNKFKNLNDYSNKQIEILVVCIGAGTSAMLAESINSTFKDDKLKINAKACSSGNYSEFINDTDLVIISPQARAIEKDLINISKTSNLKVYQTKGAEFLKMINDKDFAKIQVIEKLTSGGEKKND; encoded by the coding sequence ATGAAAAATGCTTTAGAAAAAGGGCAGAACAAAAATAATAACAAGCTAAAAAAGTTTGGTCAAGTTATGATTTCGTTTGCTCAAAAAGTATCACAAAATAAATTTGTATCTTCAATAATGGAAGGCTTCATTTTAGTAATGCCAATAATTATTGCATCAACTATATTTATTTTGTTAGCAGAATTAGCTCCATCTTTTGGTTTGAAATATAGTGAAGGTGATGGTTATTTTGCATATCATGCATTTTGTATGAGACTTTACAACTTATCATATGGATTACTTGGTTTTGCATTATGTACAACCATTTCAGCAAGAATGGCAGATAAAATTAATTCAACATTAAAACCTGAAAAGAAAATGAACTTATTTATAATTGGTACAGCATCAATGATAGCATATGTTCTAATATCACTAGGTTATTCAGCTGATGGTTCATTTAAAGAAGTTGTTTATGAAATATTTGGTGTAAAAGGTATTTTTATAGCTATGATTACAGGACTTACTGTACCGTGAATATTTTGATTATGTTATAGATTTAATTTAACAATTAGATTACCAAAACAAGTACCTCAAAATATATCACACTCATTTTTAAATATCTTTCCAATGCTTTTTACAATAATAATATATGGTGTAATTGGATTTTTATTTTCATACTTTTTAAAAGAGTCAATGCTTAATACTATATTTGGTTGACTTACACCTTTAATTGAAGGGGCGAAAAATAATTATTTCTTTGTAGGTTGATCATTTGTATTGGCTTTAACTTGATTTTGCGGAATTCATACATCAGTTTGAAGTGGTGTAACTGATAGTCTTGGAGCTTTAGGTTTGCAAGAAAATATTGATGCAATAAAAAATGGGATGCAAGCAAAAAATATGTGACCCAATCCAATGGCAATGGGGGCATATTCAATGGGTGGTACAGGTGCACAAATTGCAGTTCCACTACTTATAATTTTATTTTGTAAATCTAAACAATTAAAGTCAATAGGACTAGTTGCTTTGGTTCCTGTTATGTTTCAAGTTAATGAACCTATATTATTTGGAGTACCATCAATTTTAAATCCATTAATGGCAGTTCCTTTCTTGATAACTCCATTAATAAATGGAACAATTGGTGTTATTTTTGTTGAACTATTAGGGATGAATTCAAGTTACATTTCAATGCCCTGAAGTATGCCGATATTCCTTGCGATGCCAATAAGTGTTGGATTCCAATGGCAAGCATTTATAGTTCCATTTGTTTGGTTTGGTGTTAGTTTTGGAATGTATTTCCCATTTATAATATTGCAAGATAATGTTTATTATAAAAAAGAAATATCAGTTCAAAATGATGAATTTGTTGATTATCGAAGTGGTGTTAGATGACTGGGTGATTACTTATTCCATAAACAAAAACACAAAGAAATTATAGAAAAAATATTAGCACAAAAAGCAGTTTTAAATGCAAAAGGATCTCAGCCAATATCTAGTGAAAATATTACAAATAAATTTAAAAATCTTAATGATTATTCAAATAAACAAATCGAAATATTAGTTGTATGTATTGGAGCTGGAACTAGCGCAATGTTAGCCGAATCAATTAACAGTACCTTTAAAGATGACAAATTAAAAATTAATGCTAAAGCTTGTTCTTCAGGTAATTATTCAGAATTTATAAATGACACAGATTTAGTCATAATATCACCACAAGCAAGAGCTATAGAAAAAGATTTAATAAATATTTCTAAAACTTCAAATTTAAAGGTATATCAAACCAAAGGTGCAGAGTTTTTAAAAATGATTAATGATAAGGATTTTGCAAAAATACAAGTAATTGAAAAATTAACTAGTGGAGGAGAGAAAAAAAATGATTAA
- a CDS encoding RpiB/LacA/LacB family sugar-phosphate isomerase, which produces MKIAIGCDHIVTDIKDKIVEMLKNDKIEVIDCGTYDFKRTHYPIFGHKVATLVTKKEVDFGVVICGTGVGISNGANKTKGARAILAKDVITAIDARENYDANIVGFGGRIIGLGLMYEIIETFINTKYLNKNNDLISKINSLIKKDNFSENIFDEENKKWDSGYYNE; this is translated from the coding sequence ATGAAAATAGCAATTGGATGTGATCACATAGTAACTGATATTAAAGATAAAATAGTTGAAATGTTGAAAAACGATAAAATTGAAGTTATTGATTGTGGAACATATGATTTTAAAAGAACTCATTATCCAATATTTGGACATAAAGTTGCAACTTTAGTAACAAAAAAAGAAGTTGATTTTGGGGTTGTTATATGTGGAACTGGTGTTGGTATAAGTAATGGGGCTAATAAAACAAAAGGCGCAAGAGCAATCCTAGCAAAAGATGTAATTACTGCAATTGATGCAAGAGAAAATTATGATGCAAATATTGTTGGTTTTGGAGGAAGAATAATTGGTCTTGGATTAATGTATGAAATTATTGAAACGTTTATAAATACAAAATATTTAAACAAAAATAATGATTTAATCTCAAAAATTAACAGTTTAATCAAAAAAGATAACTTTAGCGAAAATATATTTGATGAAGAAAATAAAAAATGAGATTCAGGGTATTATAACGAGTAA
- a CDS encoding RpiB/LacA/LacB family sugar-phosphate isomerase, with product MEKLLIYTKKDIDLKYLDFIKQGVVNNKFAFIYQNEVDFFSDMESLAKKIQNKEIDRIIVLDEFGSLPFMILSKFKKIVVAQISDYHSAKMTIKHNNSNVLSLGYKILAKENLLNIINSYLNSKFEAGRHMVRINMLENLLEEE from the coding sequence ATGGAAAAATTATTAATTTACACAAAAAAAGACATAGATTTAAAATATTTGGATTTTATAAAACAAGGGGTTGTTAATAATAAATTCGCTTTTATATATCAAAATGAAGTTGATTTTTTTTCTGACATGGAATCATTAGCTAAAAAGATACAAAACAAAGAAATTGATAGAATAATAGTTTTAGATGAATTTGGAAGCCTACCATTTATGATATTATCCAAGTTTAAAAAAATTGTAGTAGCACAAATAAGTGATTATCATTCAGCAAAAATGACAATTAAACATAATAATTCTAATGTATTATCACTAGGTTATAAAATCTTAGCAAAAGAAAATCTATTAAATATTATTAATTCTTATTTAAACTCAAAATTTGAGGCTGGAAGACATATGGTTAGAATTAATATGTTAGAAAATTTATTGGAGGAAGAATAA
- a CDS encoding DeoR/GlpR family DNA-binding transcription regulator has product MDKIKKGDRHKIYISFLNKEFSTSIKAFLNCGKEYGIPEITVRRDLKELEKFNYITIEMGLIKLKEEKEYEATRDEKILKNRDQKNRIALKAVELINNNEIFVGAGTTCEAFVKAITKKIKILYTNGFEVARIAKNNLNINRIVLIGGKLRPQSGAMCGPIANIVLEELRFSQSFITITNLDNEFNMFNNNEDEAYLTNKVIEKSNESICLIDNSKLNNTTYGNKIAKISKVNKLVIDSKPDDETYNKLIQLVDIKW; this is encoded by the coding sequence ATGGATAAAATTAAAAAAGGTGACAGACATAAAATATATATTTCATTTTTAAATAAGGAATTTTCTACTTCAATTAAGGCTTTTTTAAATTGTGGCAAAGAATATGGTATACCAGAGATAACAGTTAGAAGAGATTTGAAAGAGCTAGAAAAATTTAACTATATAACAATTGAGATGGGACTAATAAAACTTAAAGAAGAAAAAGAATACGAAGCAACTAGAGATGAAAAAATTCTTAAAAATAGAGATCAAAAAAATAGAATTGCATTAAAAGCAGTTGAATTAATAAATAATAATGAAATTTTTGTTGGGGCAGGAACCACATGTGAAGCGTTTGTTAAAGCAATTACAAAAAAAATAAAAATTTTATATACTAATGGTTTTGAAGTTGCAAGAATTGCAAAAAATAACTTAAATATTAATAGGATAGTTTTAATAGGGGGAAAATTAAGACCACAATCAGGTGCAATGTGCGGACCAATTGCAAATATTGTTTTAGAAGAATTGAGGTTTTCTCAATCTTTTATAACAATAACAAATTTAGATAATGAATTTAATATGTTTAATAATAATGAGGATGAAGCTTATTTGACAAATAAAGTAATTGAAAAATCTAATGAATCAATTTGTTTAATTGATAATAGTAAATTAAATAACACAACATATGGTAATAAAATTGCAAAAATAAGTAAAGTTAATAAATTGGTTATTGACTCAAAACCAGATGACGAAACTTATAATAAATTAATTCAACTTGTAGATATAAAATGATAA
- a CDS encoding class II fructose-bisphosphate aldolase, with protein MKASLKDELIKAKKGKYAVPAFNFDNLEMMKGIIEAAEEEKSPVILMVTESAAKYMGLDYVFSFALTAAKNATVPVVLHWDHGFDIELIKKAVDAGFSSVMLDSSLKPFDENIKETLEVVNYARNKGVDVESEIGHVGGKEDDRNSASNGYTNVNEALEFEKQTKIDALAIAIGTSHGLFKGEIKLQFELLDELNKKIKTPLVLHGSSQVPLDDLKKAISLGITKINIGTDLKIACAEGIKKWFNDNPNGYDARKYGRNAVDFVKIEAKKKIIAFGSNNRA; from the coding sequence ATGAAAGCAAGTTTAAAAGATGAATTGATAAAAGCAAAAAAAGGTAAATATGCAGTTCCTGCATTTAATTTTGATAACTTAGAAATGATGAAAGGAATCATTGAAGCGGCAGAAGAAGAAAAATCACCTGTAATATTAATGGTTACAGAAAGTGCTGCAAAATATATGGGACTTGATTATGTATTCTCATTTGCACTAACTGCTGCAAAAAATGCAACTGTACCTGTAGTTCTTCATTGAGATCATGGGTTTGATATTGAACTTATTAAAAAGGCAGTTGATGCAGGATTTTCAAGTGTAATGCTTGATTCTTCATTAAAACCTTTTGATGAAAATATAAAAGAAACACTTGAAGTTGTAAATTATGCAAGAAATAAAGGTGTTGATGTAGAATCAGAAATTGGTCATGTTGGTGGAAAAGAAGATGATAGAAACTCAGCATCAAATGGTTATACTAATGTAAATGAGGCTTTAGAATTTGAAAAACAAACAAAAATAGATGCATTAGCAATTGCTATTGGTACAAGTCATGGTTTATTCAAAGGAGAAATTAAACTTCAATTTGAATTACTTGATGAATTAAATAAAAAAATAAAAACCCCTCTTGTATTACACGGTTCTAGTCAAGTTCCACTTGATGATTTAAAAAAAGCAATTAGTTTAGGTATAACAAAAATAAATATTGGTACTGATTTAAAAATCGCTTGTGCTGAAGGAATTAAAAAATGGTTTAATGATAATCCAAATGGATATGATGCTAGAAAATATGGTAGGAATGCAGTTGATTTTGTAAAAATAGAAGCTAAAAAGAAAATAATTGCTTTTGGTTCAAATAATAGGGCTTAA
- the rmuC gene encoding DNA recombination protein RmuC has translation MEIILIILVSILMLLFITFFILFLLKKNNVKIEGIDKNDIELLKKEIELKNEKILSEQKSIINQTEKDLTNLINAVYSESNKNLNNVDNKVRDFILNQTNDTRKKLEDSKKDLETWLTKLNDHTLPISQVKDKVDRLDNLLSQNNKAGRAGEYLLERILSNIVGNSKSDNIIYKKQYTLQKKSSENKNLIVDLFIEGSSQNFVNIPVDAKFPFNAYEKLTSTKINSNEYKVANSQFILDCKKRITETAKYVSDEDKTVYAIMFIPSESIFYYLTDNHDLIDFAFKNKVIIAGPSTLMAIINSVDRYMSLFDSISSYDKKIDILDKAIKYIDNYDEVISNTFSLIEKLYEEYKKINTKETSLRKIYNKLLKENNIEVE, from the coding sequence ATGGAGATAATATTAATTATTTTAGTATCAATTTTAATGTTATTATTTATAACTTTTTTTATATTATTTTTATTGAAAAAAAATAATGTTAAAATTGAAGGAATTGATAAAAATGATATTGAGTTATTAAAAAAAGAAATCGAACTTAAAAATGAAAAAATATTAAGTGAACAAAAAAGTATTATAAACCAAACCGAAAAGGATTTAACTAATTTGATTAATGCTGTATACTCAGAATCTAATAAAAATTTGAATAATGTTGATAATAAAGTCAGAGATTTTATTTTAAATCAAACAAATGATACAAGAAAAAAACTAGAGGACTCAAAAAAAGATCTTGAAACTTGATTGACAAAGTTAAATGATCATACACTTCCAATTAGTCAAGTAAAAGATAAAGTTGATCGTCTTGATAATTTGCTTAGCCAAAATAATAAAGCTGGTAGAGCAGGAGAATATTTATTAGAAAGAATATTAAGCAATATTGTTGGAAATAGTAAATCTGATAACATTATTTATAAAAAACAATACACTTTACAAAAAAAGAGTTCAGAAAATAAAAATTTAATAGTAGATCTTTTTATTGAAGGAAGTTCTCAAAACTTTGTTAATATTCCTGTTGATGCTAAATTTCCCTTTAACGCATATGAAAAATTAACTTCAACTAAAATTAATTCAAATGAATATAAAGTTGCAAATAGTCAATTTATTTTGGATTGCAAAAAAAGAATCACAGAAACCGCAAAATATGTTAGTGATGAAGATAAAACCGTCTATGCCATTATGTTTATACCTAGTGAATCAATATTTTATTATTTAACAGATAATCATGATTTAATTGATTTTGCATTTAAAAATAAGGTTATAATTGCAGGACCAAGTACATTAATGGCAATCATTAACTCAGTAGATAGATATATGAGTTTATTTGATTCTATTAGTAGTTATGATAAAAAAATAGATATTTTAGATAAAGCTATTAAATATATTGATAACTATGATGAAGTTATATCGAATACTTTTAGTTTAATTGAAAAATTATATGAAGAATACAAAAAAATCAACACTAAAGAAACTTCTTTAAGAAAGATTTATAACAAACTTTTAAAAGAAAATAATATAGAAGTCGAATAA
- a CDS encoding PTS transporter subunit EIIC, which translates to MKTLFKRKEKKEVLNDIPHPKNNFFSILLVKLQGLGKSLMYPIALLPFAALLNRFGSLAMELNAESEYNAGWWIGFIIAKPGSTIFDNLPLLFAIGTAFGLSKDQRGEAALVGAAFYLILVAMLNEGGLPKLFYDQTKTFDVWTKNEDGTWQEAGQKLSSLFYVPTYGLVNGKLSVIGGQYILNIGVLGGIVAGCLSAWSYNKFREIKLPQALSFFGGRRFVPMIIMVASVPVAFLFAAIWPWFQFGLISFGKLVSSGDSWAIPGAFLYGFINRMVQPTGLHHIINTFLWFQMPIDGYIVDFYGHVQLWNDMLSGGTTLLDSAGNITDQGKEIMQAISDSIFGGVNITNDNFKEFFNVRGGGLPNGVLMQQTGSLVTFTIFGDINAFQKSMVSGNFQTGYFPMFWGGLPGAAVAMIYCAKKDRRKETATFLAGVAFVAALTGIDEPLVFSFIFVGPVLWVINALFTSIFAAIAIAMHMHIGFGFSGGFIDYVISFANSWGMSKYEGMANGTTYGVMSNPLWMFVLAGLAFPAYFFTFTILIKKMNIKTPGRDDNESIGQTNLNNKEKTTKNDLKADKYEVLAEGIAKLVRLDNILKIENCSTRLRLTVKDNKTDIDDNAIKKLGVYGIKRLGNQGLQLIIGTDVEHVTNKLQKLYEIHIANLKNNTIT; encoded by the coding sequence ATGAAGACTTTATTTAAAAGAAAAGAAAAAAAAGAAGTTCTCAATGATATACCACATCCTAAAAACAATTTTTTTAGTATTTTACTTGTAAAATTACAAGGTTTAGGTAAATCATTGATGTATCCAATTGCTTTACTTCCATTTGCGGCTTTGTTAAATAGATTTGGTTCGCTTGCTATGGAATTAAATGCAGAGTCTGAATATAATGCGGGTTGGTGAATTGGTTTCATAATTGCTAAACCAGGTTCGACTATTTTTGATAATTTACCTTTATTGTTTGCAATAGGTACTGCATTTGGTTTATCAAAAGACCAAAGAGGTGAAGCTGCATTAGTTGGAGCTGCGTTTTATTTAATACTTGTAGCTATGCTTAATGAAGGTGGATTACCAAAATTATTTTATGATCAAACAAAAACATTTGATGTTTGAACAAAAAATGAAGACGGAACATGACAAGAAGCAGGTCAAAAACTATCAAGTTTATTCTATGTTCCGACATATGGTCTCGTTAATGGCAAATTAAGTGTAATTGGAGGGCAATACATCTTAAATATTGGAGTTTTAGGAGGTATTGTAGCAGGTTGTTTATCAGCATGATCATATAATAAATTTAGAGAAATTAAACTACCTCAAGCTCTTTCATTTTTTGGTGGAAGAAGATTTGTTCCTATGATTATAATGGTTGCTTCAGTTCCAGTGGCATTCTTGTTTGCTGCAATATGACCATGATTCCAATTTGGTTTAATATCATTTGGTAAATTAGTTTCATCAGGTGATTCGTGAGCAATACCTGGAGCTTTCTTATATGGATTTATAAATAGAATGGTGCAACCAACTGGCTTACATCACATTATAAATACATTTTTATGATTTCAAATGCCTATTGATGGTTATATAGTTGATTTTTATGGACATGTCCAACTTTGAAATGATATGTTATCTGGAGGTACAACTTTATTAGATAGTGCTGGAAACATTACAGATCAAGGTAAAGAAATTATGCAAGCTATTTCTGATTCAATATTTGGAGGGGTAAATATAACCAATGATAACTTTAAAGAATTCTTTAATGTTAGAGGTGGGGGGTTACCAAATGGCGTATTAATGCAACAAACAGGAAGTTTGGTAACATTTACTATATTTGGAGATATAAATGCCTTTCAAAAATCAATGGTATCAGGTAACTTTCAAACTGGATACTTTCCAATGTTTTGAGGTGGTTTACCAGGTGCAGCAGTAGCAATGATTTATTGTGCTAAAAAAGATAGAAGAAAAGAAACAGCTACTTTCTTAGCTGGTGTAGCATTTGTTGCAGCGTTAACTGGTATTGATGAGCCTCTCGTATTCTCGTTCATATTTGTAGGCCCCGTACTTTGGGTTATAAATGCTTTATTTACATCAATTTTTGCAGCCATTGCAATTGCAATGCATATGCACATTGGATTTGGATTTAGTGGTGGATTTATAGATTATGTTATTTCATTTGCAAATTCATGAGGAATGAGTAAATATGAAGGAATGGCAAATGGTACAACATATGGAGTAATGTCAAATCCATTATGAATGTTTGTATTAGCAGGTCTTGCATTCCCAGCGTACTTCTTCACATTTACAATATTAATCAAAAAAATGAATATAAAAACACCTGGAAGAGATGACAATGAATCAATTGGTCAAACTAATTTAAATAATAAAGAAAAAACTACTAAAAATGATTTAAAAGCTGATAAATATGAAGTATTAGCTGAAGGAATTGCTAAATTAGTAAGACTTGACAATATCTTAAAAATAGAAAATTGTAGTACAAGATTAAGACTAACAGTTAAAGATAACAAAACTGATATTGATGATAATGCAATTAAAAAACTAGGAGTTTATGGAATTAAACGATTAGGAAATCAAGGATTGCAACTAATTATTGGTACAGATGTTGAACACGTTACAAATAAACTACAAAAACTATATGAGATACATATTGCCAATTTAAAAAACAATACTATAACTTAA
- a CDS encoding SIS domain-containing protein: MNSKCNTEVEIYQQPQVWKKVYDYFNKNKEELKKIAKKFKDYKIILTGAGTSQFVGDSIYNYFTEKGLEIYSIATTNLVVNPYKFIKKDEKVLLISFARSGNSPESVAAVDFLNKVTKNVHHLIITCNENGELYKLKQKLNNINTILLPEESNDKGFAMTSSFTSMLLACSLFLSIMINDDSFNKFDHFIKKVENSFEIIENSITNININNINRIVFLGDCEFYGLSKEARLKFLELTQGKIATFYDSFLGFRHGPKSILSENTLIFFLVSDNKNSKKFEFDLINEIINENKVKNLFIVSDLKNKEEINNISFDLKGYNTILTILQYIIFFQIFALRNSKSMGFNPDNPCPSGEVNRVVKKFKIHEGIFDNE; this comes from the coding sequence ATGAATAGTAAATGTAACACAGAGGTTGAAATTTATCAACAACCTCAAGTTTGAAAAAAAGTATATGATTATTTTAATAAAAATAAAGAAGAGTTAAAAAAAATCGCTAAAAAGTTTAAAGATTATAAAATAATATTGACTGGTGCTGGAACAAGTCAATTTGTTGGAGATTCAATTTATAATTATTTTACTGAAAAAGGTTTAGAAATTTATAGTATCGCTACAACAAATTTAGTTGTAAACCCTTATAAATTTATTAAAAAAGATGAAAAGGTATTGCTAATTTCATTTGCTAGAAGTGGAAATTCTCCTGAATCAGTGGCGGCTGTTGATTTTTTAAATAAAGTAACTAAAAACGTTCATCATTTAATAATAACTTGTAATGAAAATGGTGAATTATATAAGTTAAAACAAAAATTAAATAATATCAATACAATTTTATTACCTGAAGAATCAAATGATAAAGGTTTTGCAATGACATCAAGTTTCACTTCTATGTTATTAGCATGTTCATTATTTTTAAGTATAATGATTAATGATGATTCATTTAATAAATTTGATCACTTCATTAAAAAAGTAGAAAATTCATTTGAAATAATCGAAAATTCAATAACTAATATAAATATTAATAATATTAATAGAATTGTATTTTTAGGAGATTGTGAATTTTATGGGCTTTCAAAAGAAGCTAGATTAAAATTTTTAGAACTTACACAAGGGAAAATAGCTACTTTTTATGATTCTTTTTTAGGTTTTAGACACGGACCAAAATCAATATTATCAGAAAATACATTAATATTCTTTTTGGTTTCCGATAATAAAAATTCAAAAAAATTTGAGTTTGATTTAATTAATGAAATAATTAATGAAAATAAAGTTAAAAACTTGTTTATTGTAAGTGATTTAAAAAATAAAGAAGAAATTAATAATATTAGTTTTGATTTGAAGGGATACAATACTATTTTAACAATATTACAATACATAATATTCTTTCAAATTTTTGCATTAAGAAACTCTAAAAGTATGGGATTTAATCCAGACAATCCTTGTCCTTCAGGAGAAGTAAATAGAGTAGTTAAAAAATTTAAAATTCATGAAGGTATATTTGATAATGAATAA
- a CDS encoding DeoR/GlpR family DNA-binding transcription regulator, protein MHKLERKNIILDKVNKNRFIETKDLLIYLEDIGINESTARRDLKELESENKILLSFGAITSKVYDQYEIARTEKAKKNVDKKEQIAIKAVELLEYEDIIYCAPGTTIENFVKLINKKIKLIVTNSFPVFLEAWKNKNVIDVFLIGGIFKEKSQVFFSRDIKKYIEGIKFSKTFFSCISCDKEGNIYDDFAPESNLLKEALKKSQKNILLIDSTKLLDYGINLVCNVSEICHVITDYESKTCIDKLNWNTNIIYGGKNE, encoded by the coding sequence ATGCACAAATTGGAAAGAAAGAATATTATTTTAGATAAAGTCAATAAAAATAGATTCATTGAAACTAAAGATTTGCTGATTTATTTAGAAGATATTGGAATAAATGAATCAACAGCAAGAAGAGATTTAAAAGAGTTAGAATCTGAGAATAAAATATTATTATCATTTGGTGCAATAACTTCTAAGGTTTATGATCAATATGAAATAGCAAGAACAGAAAAAGCTAAAAAAAATGTTGATAAAAAAGAACAAATAGCAATAAAAGCAGTTGAATTATTAGAGTATGAAGACATTATATATTGTGCTCCAGGTACAACAATAGAGAATTTTGTTAAATTAATTAATAAAAAAATTAAGTTAATAGTTACAAATTCTTTTCCAGTTTTTTTAGAAGCTTGAAAAAATAAAAATGTAATTGATGTTTTTTTAATTGGTGGAATTTTTAAAGAAAAAAGTCAAGTATTTTTTAGTAGGGATATTAAGAAATATATTGAAGGAATAAAGTTTTCAAAGACTTTCTTTTCTTGTATTAGTTGTGACAAAGAAGGGAATATATATGATGATTTTGCCCCAGAATCAAATTTATTAAAAGAAGCATTGAAAAAATCTCAAAAGAACATTCTTTTAATTGATTCAACCAAGTTATTAGATTATGGGATTAACTTAGTGTGCAATGTATCAGAAATATGTCATGTTATTACAGATTATGAATCAAAAACTTGTATTGATAAACTTAATTGAAATACAAATATAATATATGGAGGTAAAAATGAATAG
- a CDS encoding lipoprotein, whose product MKKLLSIFAATGLVTTTGATVVSCGNKDEEVENMTLAEGKNDSDVVNYLADKSKTQISKNANNENSNDWKPLQIEDNKLSVDYENFNTNEWYDTEYFKIGTISGSLVLIEDGTNTNYFGSMRDYFNEIKTLENSFDNVEGKDNVMTVKLYYFTVKGLKGNSIFDLRVISVEGTYDFNEEKYITGPIVKNEFLKRIKIS is encoded by the coding sequence ATGAAAAAATTACTTAGTATATTTGCAGCTACAGGATTAGTGACAACTACTGGAGCAACAGTAGTTTCATGTGGTAATAAAGATGAGGAAGTTGAAAACATGACATTAGCAGAAGGAAAAAATGATTCTGATGTTGTAAATTATTTAGCTGATAAATCTAAAACCCAAATATCAAAAAATGCTAATAATGAAAATAGTAACGATTGAAAGCCTCTTCAAATTGAAGATAACAAATTAAGTGTAGATTATGAAAACTTTAATACAAATGAATGATATGATACTGAATATTTTAAAATTGGTACAATATCTGGTTCATTAGTTTTGATTGAAGACGGTACTAATACAAATTATTTTGGATCGATGAGAGATTACTTTAATGAAATTAAAACATTAGAGAATAGTTTTGATAATGTAGAAGGTAAAGATAATGTAATGACAGTAAAATTATATTATTTTACAGTCAAAGGTTTAAAAGGAAATAGCATATTCGATTTAAGAGTAATTTCAGTAGAAGGAACTTATGATTTTAATGAAGAAAAGTACATAACAGGACCTATTGTAAAGAACGAATTCTTAAAAAGAATTAAAATTTCATAA